The proteins below come from a single Deinococcus radiodurans R1 = ATCC 13939 = DSM 20539 genomic window:
- a CDS encoding GMC family oxidoreductase, with protein sequence MTVPDSSTPAPLAPAPLTPVQQATLRALADTVLPALPGRGDVPFWQLAASDLGVHLALEGYLNTQLPPEARAGLLGLLDALASLSFAAQSQAVRETLLRTVSGIAPEAAAGLGALRQLSLLFGYGMTDEQGQNPLWAQFEYAGFSSPAPQRNSAITPYVPQDGEVLEADAVVVGSGSGGGVIAARLAQAGKRVVVLEAGGHYHEAHFQGRELAAYQTLYYRGGYHPTADGNVTLVAGANLGGGSTVNWSNSVPPRDDIRQRWASEHGLSDVADPGYDRHIDAVLERMGVSEQCSDHNGPHQRLVEGADKLGYTFVKAALNLSPEHYDADKAGHAGFGDQTGAKQGTLNTFLKDAFEAGARILVGTRAQRVLVEDGRAAGVSAVTTMGDETRQITVRAPQVVVACGALETPALLLRSGIGGPAAGRYLRLHPAGLVAGIYGEDQRAWWGPPQSGILKQFADHENGHGFIIEGVQYGPALMASGLPWTGGEAHRDLMSKFHRMATFVSIVQDRGHGQVTVDDEGNAVHTYALTDDLDARNFRRGVTESIRLHEAAGAEEIVALAPGVAPWRRGDDLEAFIGQVAQVPLGAGGQTVFSAHQMGSARMGSDPQTSVADPDGQLHDVPGVWIGDTSAFPTCSGVNPMVSCMALASRTAEKLLAAMEGADGGTGSGLPHHHSAGLTAEAGAPQ encoded by the coding sequence ATGACGGTTCCCGACTCCTCGACTCCAGCACCACTGGCCCCGGCTCCACTAACCCCAGTCCAGCAGGCCACCCTGCGGGCGCTGGCCGACACGGTGCTGCCCGCGCTGCCCGGACGCGGCGACGTTCCCTTCTGGCAGCTGGCGGCGTCCGACCTGGGGGTGCACCTCGCCCTGGAGGGGTATCTCAATACCCAATTGCCCCCCGAGGCCCGCGCCGGGCTGCTGGGGCTGCTCGACGCGCTCGCCTCGCTCAGTTTTGCCGCGCAGAGTCAGGCGGTGCGCGAAACGCTGCTCCGCACGGTCTCCGGCATCGCGCCTGAAGCGGCGGCGGGGCTGGGGGCGCTGCGGCAGCTTTCCTTGCTGTTCGGCTACGGCATGACCGACGAACAGGGCCAGAACCCGCTGTGGGCGCAGTTCGAGTACGCGGGATTCAGCAGCCCCGCGCCGCAGCGCAACTCAGCCATCACGCCGTATGTTCCGCAAGACGGTGAGGTGCTGGAAGCCGACGCCGTGGTGGTCGGCTCGGGGTCGGGCGGCGGAGTCATCGCGGCGCGGCTGGCGCAGGCGGGCAAACGGGTGGTGGTTCTCGAAGCAGGCGGGCACTACCACGAGGCCCACTTTCAGGGCCGCGAACTCGCCGCCTACCAGACGCTGTACTACCGGGGCGGCTACCACCCCACCGCCGACGGCAACGTGACGCTGGTGGCGGGGGCCAACCTGGGCGGCGGCTCGACGGTCAACTGGTCGAACTCGGTGCCCCCACGCGACGACATTCGCCAGCGCTGGGCGAGCGAGCACGGCCTGAGCGACGTGGCCGACCCCGGCTATGACCGCCACATCGACGCGGTGCTGGAGCGCATGGGCGTCAGCGAGCAGTGCAGCGACCACAACGGGCCGCACCAGCGCCTCGTTGAGGGGGCCGACAAACTCGGCTACACCTTCGTCAAGGCCGCCCTGAACCTCAGCCCCGAGCACTACGACGCCGACAAGGCGGGGCACGCGGGCTTCGGGGACCAGACCGGCGCCAAGCAGGGCACCCTGAACACCTTCCTGAAAGACGCCTTTGAGGCCGGGGCGCGGATTCTGGTCGGCACCCGGGCGCAGCGCGTGCTCGTCGAGGACGGGCGGGCCGCCGGGGTCAGCGCCGTGACGACGATGGGGGACGAAACGCGCCAGATCACCGTGCGGGCGCCGCAGGTCGTGGTCGCGTGCGGGGCGCTCGAAACGCCCGCGCTGCTGCTGCGCTCGGGCATCGGCGGGCCGGCGGCAGGTCGGTACCTGCGACTGCACCCCGCCGGACTGGTCGCCGGGATTTACGGCGAGGACCAGCGGGCGTGGTGGGGCCCGCCCCAGAGCGGGATTCTCAAGCAGTTCGCCGACCACGAGAACGGGCATGGCTTCATCATCGAGGGCGTGCAGTACGGGCCTGCGTTGATGGCGTCGGGCCTGCCCTGGACCGGCGGCGAGGCGCACCGCGACCTGATGAGCAAGTTTCACCGCATGGCGACCTTCGTGAGCATCGTGCAGGACCGGGGACACGGGCAGGTGACGGTGGATGACGAGGGCAATGCAGTACACACCTACGCCCTGACCGACGACCTCGACGCCCGCAACTTCCGGCGCGGCGTGACCGAGAGCATCCGGCTCCACGAGGCCGCCGGAGCCGAGGAAATCGTCGCGCTCGCCCCCGGCGTGGCTCCCTGGCGGCGCGGGGACGACCTCGAAGCTTTTATCGGGCAGGTGGCGCAGGTGCCGCTGGGCGCGGGCGGGCAGACGGTCTTCAGCGCCCACCAGATGGGCTCGGCGCGCATGGGCAGCGACCCCCAGACCAGCGTGGCCGACCCCGACGGACAGCTCCACGACGTGCCGGGCGTGTGGATCGGTGACACCAGCGCCTTTCCGACTTGCAGCGGCGTGAACCCGATGGTGTCGTGCATGGCCCTCGCCTCGCGCACCGCCGAGAAGCTGCTGGCGGCGATGGAGGGTGCAGACGGCGGAACGGGTTCCGGCCTGCCTCATCACCACAGCGCCGGGCTGACCGCCGAAGCCGGGGCGCCGCAGTGA
- a CDS encoding class I SAM-dependent DNA methyltransferase yields MTLPPSYFDDVYGASDDPWEFETSPYEAAKYARTLAALPRPEYARALEVGCSIGVLTAQLAPRTRELVATDVNDKALARARQRCAGLPQVHFERRGLPDDLPAGPFDLVLLSEVLYYLSPAHLERALDAVLARLSPGGTLLLVHWTPTVHDYPQTGDAVHEAALRRVGHGLRHLHGERHGDETQGYRLDLFEREGAAG; encoded by the coding sequence ATGACCCTGCCCCCCAGCTATTTCGACGATGTCTACGGCGCCAGCGACGACCCCTGGGAGTTCGAGACGAGTCCTTACGAGGCGGCCAAGTACGCCCGCACCCTCGCTGCGTTGCCCCGGCCCGAGTACGCGCGGGCGCTCGAAGTCGGCTGCTCCATCGGCGTGCTGACGGCGCAGCTCGCGCCCCGAACACGCGAACTGGTGGCGACGGATGTCAACGACAAGGCGCTTGCCCGCGCCCGCCAGCGCTGCGCCGGGCTGCCGCAGGTGCACTTCGAGCGCCGGGGGCTGCCGGACGACCTGCCCGCCGGGCCCTTCGACCTGGTGCTGCTCTCGGAGGTGCTGTATTACCTCTCCCCCGCCCACCTGGAGCGGGCGCTGGACGCCGTGCTGGCGCGGCTGTCTCCCGGCGGCACGCTGCTGCTGGTTCACTGGACGCCCACCGTCCACGACTATCCCCAGACCGGCGACGCGGTGCATGAGGCGGCGCTGCGGCGCGTGGGCCACGGCCTGCGGCACCTGCACGGCGAGCGCCACGGCGATGAGACGCAGGGCTACCGGCTCGACCTCTTCGAGCGCGAGGGCGCGGCGGGCTGA
- a CDS encoding DEAD/DEAH box helicase family protein, whose amino-acid sequence MTRVHRRGFVTYPLPEARLYPSHKVPAAHQEDALKSLRRWSSAQRQVSGGILVLPTGGGKTFTATRFLTEGPLSRGHKVIWLAHTHHLLDQAFGGFGPDAAGRYEIGHVGGEQQRLTLRTVSGTLGHGKVAEIKRTDDVLIITLQTLARALNARVHAGLRGFLDEARQTGLTVVFDECHHAPAPTFRRLIEGLRGAVPELHLLGLTATPTYTDERRQGLLKKLFPQGILYQVSPQELMLAGILARPIVEEPATHISPDFTEQEYRDWQGSYRDLPEKVIAHLASNRARNALIADTYAQNRERYGQTIIFADRWYQCTALVELLRQRGVRADAIFTHRDADPGTVDVRNARSADENETVLAQFKRGELDVLVNIRMLTEGTDVPGAQTVFLTRQTTSRILLTQMVGRALRGPKFGGTEEAYVVSFIDDWKQHINWARWDDLLSQEVDDQTREAAPRLPVELVSIDLIAHLARELDPQDLVEVPFLTLLPLGWYVVSYDAAVQPRVEATPEDENAEQAEPGDDIETVRQLIPVYSQDQASYLRMFQELDQVRLDDFGEVELGEAAQQNVRGWVQAYFAAGERLTRLQDDVQSVVRHRAINGSWPAFTPFEARKNHDIDALAQRLAFDEQLSRVAENAALRQEFSDEGRLWGTLYRNYDQFKRQYDASVNRLLYLRENPELVPVLGDGEDDFQPAEVSAEVKKAIRKRDRVCLCCGKRTQLQVDHIQSRYAGGTHDLDNLQLLCQVCNNLKGTREMNFRQHVSPLTSGAQVQVNADLLFRRTAVRAEDNLFTLLCRNVNMGLECHAVADVRYVAATKRRPAHCEIALYEGNDPAWVQPLLDRAFTLWKRDNPNFAQTFADSAQIVGVRPLPEK is encoded by the coding sequence ATGACCAGAGTCCACCGGCGTGGTTTCGTCACCTATCCTTTGCCCGAAGCGCGGCTGTATCCCTCACACAAGGTGCCCGCCGCGCATCAGGAAGACGCCCTGAAGTCGCTGCGGCGGTGGTCGAGTGCTCAGCGGCAGGTCAGCGGCGGCATTCTGGTCCTGCCCACCGGCGGGGGCAAGACCTTCACGGCCACCCGCTTTCTCACTGAGGGGCCGCTGTCCAGGGGTCACAAGGTCATCTGGCTGGCCCACACCCACCACCTGCTCGATCAGGCGTTCGGGGGCTTCGGGCCGGACGCGGCGGGGCGCTACGAAATCGGTCACGTGGGCGGTGAGCAGCAGCGGCTCACCCTGCGGACCGTGTCGGGCACCCTCGGCCACGGCAAGGTCGCGGAAATCAAGCGCACCGACGACGTGCTCATCATCACGCTGCAAACCCTGGCCCGCGCCCTGAACGCCCGGGTCCACGCGGGCCTGCGCGGCTTTCTGGACGAGGCCCGCCAGACTGGGCTAACCGTCGTGTTCGACGAGTGCCACCACGCGCCCGCCCCCACCTTTCGCAGGTTGATCGAGGGCCTGCGCGGCGCGGTGCCCGAGCTGCACCTGCTGGGGCTGACCGCCACGCCCACCTACACCGACGAGCGCCGACAGGGCCTGCTGAAAAAGCTCTTTCCTCAGGGCATCCTCTATCAGGTCAGCCCGCAGGAGCTGATGCTGGCGGGCATTCTCGCCCGGCCCATCGTCGAGGAACCCGCCACCCACATCAGCCCGGACTTTACTGAGCAGGAGTACCGCGACTGGCAGGGCAGCTACCGCGACCTTCCCGAAAAGGTCATTGCCCACCTCGCCAGCAACCGCGCCCGCAACGCCCTGATTGCCGACACCTACGCCCAGAACCGCGAGCGCTACGGCCAGACCATCATCTTCGCCGACCGCTGGTATCAATGCACGGCGCTGGTCGAGCTGCTGCGTCAGCGGGGCGTGCGTGCCGACGCGATTTTCACCCACCGGGACGCCGACCCCGGCACGGTGGACGTCCGCAACGCCCGCTCGGCAGACGAGAACGAGACGGTGCTGGCCCAGTTCAAACGCGGCGAACTCGACGTGCTGGTCAATATCCGCATGCTGACCGAGGGCACCGATGTGCCGGGCGCCCAGACGGTGTTTCTGACCCGGCAGACCACCAGCCGCATCCTGCTGACCCAGATGGTCGGGCGGGCGCTGCGGGGCCCGAAATTCGGCGGGACTGAGGAGGCCTACGTGGTGTCCTTTATCGACGACTGGAAGCAGCACATCAACTGGGCGCGCTGGGACGACCTGCTCAGTCAGGAGGTGGACGACCAGACCCGCGAGGCGGCGCCAAGGTTGCCCGTCGAACTCGTCAGCATCGACCTCATCGCCCACCTCGCCCGCGAACTCGACCCGCAGGACCTGGTGGAGGTGCCCTTCCTGACCCTGCTGCCGCTCGGCTGGTACGTCGTGAGCTACGACGCCGCCGTCCAGCCCAGGGTAGAGGCCACCCCGGAAGACGAAAACGCCGAGCAGGCCGAACCGGGCGACGATATCGAGACGGTGCGCCAGCTCATTCCGGTCTACAGCCAGGACCAGGCGAGCTACCTGCGGATGTTTCAGGAACTCGACCAGGTGCGGCTCGACGACTTCGGAGAGGTTGAACTCGGCGAGGCCGCCCAGCAAAACGTGCGGGGCTGGGTGCAGGCGTATTTCGCGGCGGGCGAACGGCTGACCCGCCTGCAAGACGACGTGCAGTCGGTGGTGCGTCACCGCGCCATCAACGGGAGCTGGCCGGCCTTCACCCCCTTCGAGGCCCGTAAAAACCACGACATTGACGCCCTGGCGCAACGCCTCGCCTTCGACGAACAGTTGTCGCGGGTGGCGGAAAACGCGGCCTTGCGCCAGGAATTCAGCGATGAGGGCCGACTCTGGGGAACGCTGTACCGCAACTACGACCAGTTCAAGCGCCAGTACGACGCCAGCGTGAATCGCCTGCTGTACCTGCGCGAAAACCCCGAACTCGTGCCGGTGCTCGGTGACGGAGAGGACGACTTTCAGCCCGCCGAGGTGTCGGCTGAGGTCAAGAAAGCCATTCGCAAGCGTGACCGCGTGTGCCTGTGCTGCGGCAAGCGGACCCAGTTGCAGGTGGATCACATTCAGTCGCGCTATGCGGGCGGCACGCACGACCTCGACAACCTGCAACTGCTGTGCCAGGTCTGTAACAACCTCAAGGGCACCCGCGAAATGAACTTCCGGCAGCACGTTTCGCCGCTCACTTCGGGCGCGCAGGTGCAGGTTAACGCCGACCTGCTGTTCCGGCGCACCGCCGTTCGGGCCGAAGACAATCTGTTTACCCTGCTGTGCCGCAACGTCAATATGGGCCTGGAATGCCACGCCGTGGCAGACGTGCGTTATGTCGCAGCGACCAAGCGGCGCCCAGCCCACTGTGAAATCGCGTTGTATGAGGGCAACGACCCGGCCTGGGTCCAGCCCCTGCTCGACCGGGCGTTTACCCTCTGGAAGCGCGACAACCCGAACTTCGCGCAGACGTTCGCCGATTCGGCGCAGATTGTCGGTGTCCGGCCTTTACCGGAAAAGTAA
- a CDS encoding XdhC family protein yields MDETLDDFLYTCAALSAEGADRAGELVLATLIDASGSGKALGRRAWFLPGGEIRGSVTLGGCADGKLRQVAEDVRRERRSQRVRVDLGSDEAYEFGMTCAGQAEVLLWPMSPADPVWQAAARRREAGEGMLLLTPLGRPGPTVLAPLPEGAGEQRVERVGSGEDEQLREVWPAPFRLLIVGSGPVARPLARLARTVGMRVALTDDHPERLTPERWPDVHTFYPVENGQELELPPLDERSAAVLLVHDYAHELSVLGRVLETPVPYIALLASRRRGGAVLRFLEDTGLDAAQLERVRTPAGLDLGMSSPAGIALSILSELVQVVQGGSAQPLAAHDWRRPAPTG; encoded by the coding sequence ATGGACGAAACACTCGACGATTTTCTGTACACCTGCGCCGCGCTGAGTGCCGAAGGTGCGGACCGAGCAGGCGAACTGGTGCTGGCGACCCTGATCGACGCGAGCGGCTCAGGCAAGGCGCTGGGGCGGCGGGCATGGTTTTTGCCCGGCGGCGAGATTCGCGGCTCGGTCACGCTGGGCGGCTGCGCCGACGGCAAGCTGCGGCAGGTGGCCGAGGACGTGCGGCGGGAGCGCCGGAGCCAGCGCGTCCGGGTAGACCTCGGCAGCGACGAGGCCTACGAGTTCGGCATGACCTGCGCCGGGCAGGCCGAGGTGCTGCTCTGGCCGATGTCGCCCGCCGACCCCGTGTGGCAGGCCGCCGCCCGGCGGCGCGAGGCAGGTGAGGGGATGCTGCTGCTGACACCGCTGGGCCGACCCGGGCCGACCGTGCTGGCCCCCTTGCCGGAAGGCGCCGGCGAGCAGCGGGTCGAGCGCGTCGGCAGCGGCGAGGACGAGCAACTGCGCGAAGTGTGGCCGGCCCCCTTCCGGCTGCTCATCGTGGGCTCCGGCCCGGTGGCCCGCCCACTCGCCCGCCTTGCCCGCACGGTGGGGATGCGGGTGGCCCTTACCGACGACCACCCCGAGCGGCTGACCCCCGAGCGCTGGCCGGACGTGCATACCTTTTACCCGGTGGAGAACGGTCAGGAACTCGAGCTGCCGCCGCTCGACGAGCGCAGCGCGGCGGTGCTGCTGGTTCACGACTACGCGCACGAACTCTCGGTGTTGGGGCGGGTGCTGGAGACGCCCGTGCCGTACATYGCGCTGCTCGCCAGCCGCCGCCGGGGGGGCGCGGTACTGCGCTTTCTGGAAGACACCGGCCTCGACGCCGCGCAACTGGAACGGGTGCGGACCCCGGCGGGCCTTGACCTCGGGATGTCGTCCCCGGCGGGCATCGCCCTGAGCATCCTCAGCGAACTGGTGCAGGTGGTGCAGGGCGGCAGTGCCCAGCCGCTCGCGGCGCACGACTGGCGGCGGCCCGCGCCGACCGGCTGA
- a CDS encoding SWIM zinc finger family protein: protein MARLSEQAARRWVGPREWQKGQPYLRRLDDLSQRQAARGTEYRAVAQGQRRYRVSATVREGRVLDASCTCPVGSGACKHVAALLAQVAQDPAAFDADQDLGSVLGALDRPALERLVRRLLARAPELEELVYAQAGLTSADDLTSRIEAAFADFAEGLTLDELLDLEEEPASEELDLLLDELGTLLEELDEGDEEQAAALAQGYLALLDGVQAFYERLDIDFGLDGVAQEALAGLYSLFTHAELEGDVREEALEAIRLEMTSGRVAYDEDFRGWVLVLRPDEQREVQQLLESLSRGSGPRQHAALRGLLDLRGGPRSDADEEALLRAGHSPSRLGLFLAQRGRTGEAVQTLQTVRGPLPFAELRGPFERAGALAELEQLALSRTSVGRDEARLWLHRVYLGSGRREQAHALAWQEVVSSNRAEWLAALKRGSVDWPADRETLITRLRGQRGAQQRLLDLLLAEGLADQAFELVSDAGDTLAPVLALQVAALPGLSDERAALLSVQVAQRLAAGRHRRAYAEAATALQPLLGRLGQRETRQLVAAAFPESSRLPALRDELRKAGLL, encoded by the coding sequence GTGGCGAGGCTCAGCGAGCAGGCCGCCCGCCGCTGGGTGGGCCCCCGCGAGTGGCAAAAGGGCCAGCCGTACCTGCGCCGTCTGGACGACCTGAGCCAGCGTCAGGCGGCGCGGGGCACCGAATACCGCGCCGTAGCTCAGGGGCAGCGGCGCTACCGGGTATCGGCCACAGTGAGGGAAGGCCGGGTGCTCGACGCGAGCTGCACCTGCCCGGTGGGCAGCGGCGCGTGCAAGCATGTGGCGGCGCTGCTGGCCCAGGTGGCCCAGGACCCGGCGGCCTTCGACGCTGACCAGGACCTCGGCAGCGTGCTCGGCGCCCTCGACCGGCCCGCGCTGGAACGGCTGGTGCGCCGCCTGCTGGCGCGGGCTCCGGAACTCGAAGAACTGGTCTACGCCCAGGCCGGCCTGACGAGCGCCGACGACCTGACCTCGCGCATCGAGGCCGCGTTTGCCGATTTCGCCGAGGGCCTGACCCTGGACGAGTTGCTCGACCTGGAAGAAGAGCCTGCCAGCGAGGAGCTCGACCTGCTGCTCGACGAACTCGGGACCCTGCTTGAAGAGCTGGATGAAGGGGACGAGGAGCAGGCGGCAGCGCTGGCCCAGGGTTACCTCGCGCTGCTGGACGGGGTGCAGGCGTTCTATGAGCGCCTCGACATCGACTTTGGCCTCGACGGGGTGGCGCAGGAGGCCCTGGCGGGGCTCTACAGCCTCTTTACCCACGCCGAGCTTGAGGGCGACGTGCGCGAAGAGGCGCTCGAAGCCATTCGGCTGGAAATGACGAGTGGCCGCGTGGCCTACGACGAGGACTTTCGCGGCTGGGTGCTGGTGCTGCGCCCCGATGAGCAGCGCGAGGTGCAGCAGTTGCTCGAATCCCTCTCGCGCGGCAGCGGTCCCCGGCAACACGCCGCGCTGCGCGGCCTGCTCGACCTGCGCGGCGGCCCCCGCAGTGACGCGGACGAGGAAGCGCTGCTGCGGGCCGGACACAGCCCGAGTCGGCTGGGCCTGTTTTTAGCGCAGCGCGGGCGGACCGGGGAAGCAGTACAGACCTTGCAGACCGTGCGGGGGCCTCTGCCCTTTGCCGAGCTGCGCGGGCCGTTCGAGCGGGCGGGGGCGCTGGCCGAATTGGAACAGCTTGCCCTCTCACGCACGAGCGTGGGCCGTGACGAGGCGCGGCTGTGGCTGCACAGGGTGTACCTCGGCAGCGGGCGGCGTGAGCAAGCCCACGCGCTGGCGTGGCAGGAAGTGGTGAGTAGCAACCGCGCCGAGTGGCTGGCCGCCCTTAAGCGGGGCAGCGTGGACTGGCCGGCTGACCGTGAAACGCTCATCACCCGCCTGCGTGGGCAGCGGGGTGCTCAGCAGCGTTTGCTCGACTTGTTGCTGGCCGAGGGGCTGGCAGATCAGGCGTTCGAGTTGGTCAGCGACGCGGGAGACACGCTGGCGCCGGTACTCGCTTTGCAGGTGGCGGCCCTTCCCGGCCTGAGCGACGAGCGCGCCGCCCTGCTCTCAGTGCAGGTCGCGCAGCGCCTCGCCGCCGGGCGCCACCGCCGCGCCTATGCCGAAGCCGCCACTGCGCTGCAGCCCCTGCTGGGGCGGCTGGGCCAGCGTGAAACTCGTCAACTGGTCGCCGCCGCCTTCCCGGAAAGCTCCCGGCTGCCCGCCCTGCGCGACGAACTTCGCAAGGCGGGATTGCTGTAG
- a CDS encoding helix-turn-helix domain-containing protein: MTPPAPPAPVRRELAALLGTLRGAAGLSQSELARRARCTRPYVSQLEGGARQRPSRAVALRLATALGLQGEARQEFLTAAGWPDLEQPLSDAGDAAHTLARQLVDGLPYPAALHDSRWIVGYTNGPLERLFGVLGVPMLAGGSLLEDVFDPALRARLPDWEGWARAMLAQFKRDSGTSVTPPRSRRCWCGCTPCPIFPGYGGMSRRPPTPPRRCRWHSACRDTARCTSKCCGCKSSACPSCGW, encoded by the coding sequence ATGACGCCGCCTGCGCCACCTGCCCCGGTGCGCCGTGAGCTGGCCGCGCTGCTGGGAACCCTGCGCGGCGCGGCGGGCCTGAGCCAGAGCGAACTGGCGCGGCGGGCCCGCTGCACCCGGCCTTACGTGAGCCAGCTCGAAGGCGGCGCCCGGCAGCGGCCCTCGCGGGCGGTGGCGCTGCGGCTCGCCACGGCGCTGGGGTTGCAGGGCGAGGCGCGCCAGGAATTTCTGACGGCGGCGGGCTGGCCGGACCTCGAACAACCGCTCAGCGACGCGGGGGACGCGGCACACACCCTGGCGCGGCAGCTGGTGGACGGGCTGCCCTACCCGGCGGCGCTGCACGACAGCCGCTGGATTGTCGGCTATACCAACGGGCCGCTCGAACGGCTGTTTGGGGTGCTGGGCGTGCCGATGCTCGCGGGCGGCTCACTGCTCGAGGACGTGTTCGACCCGGCCCTGCGCGCCCGCTTGCCCGACTGGGAGGGCTGGGCGCGCGCCATGCTGGCGCAGTTCAAGCGCGACAGCGGCACCTCAGTCACACCCCCGCGCAGCAGGCGTTGCTGGTGCGGCTGCACGCCCTGCCCGATTTTCCCCGGTTATGGCGGCATGTCGAGGCGTCCGCCGACACCACCCCGGCGATGCCGCTGGCACTCAGCCTGCCGGGACACGGCCCGCTGCACCTCGAAGTGCTGCGGCTGCAAGTCGTCGGCCTGCCCGAGCTGTGGCTGGTGA
- a CDS encoding aldehyde dehydrogenase family protein: MTAEPQVSPAPTPPPAAPLLVRDRLFIGGEWVTPCGQGTLEVVNSATEEVMGTVPEGTPEDAERAILAARAAFDSWSQTPAEERAALLERISRGLNERQSEIAALVAQEVGMPFVLSNVIQVGLPAVTFMSMAEEIRQLPAEETLASSLLLREPVGVVAAITPWNYPLHQIAAKVAPALAAGCTVVLKPSEVAPLNAFVLAEIIEAAGAPAGVFNLVTGTGPVVGEVLAAHPEVDMVSFTGSTAAGKRVSELAARTVKRVALELGGKSPYLILDDADLSGEALVQAVMNGIQGCYLNSGQTCSALTRMLVPRSRLPEVEAVAQAVVSQVKVGSPFDAATTLGPLVSDVQRERVRGHIRQGVAEGARLIAGGAESPEGLERGYYVQPTIFSDVTPEMTIAREEIFGPVLVIQPYEDEEDAVRIANATHYGLAGGVWSSDRERAVRVARRLRTGQVSINGGAFNPVAPFGGYKQSGNGREFGRLGLEEFMEVKALQF; encoded by the coding sequence ATGACCGCTGAACCTCAAGTTTCCCCTGCGCCCACCCCGCCGCCCGCCGCGCCCCTGCTGGTTCGTGACCGCCTGTTTATCGGCGGGGAATGGGTCACGCCCTGCGGTCAGGGCACCCTGGAAGTCGTCAATTCGGCCACCGAAGAAGTCATGGGCACGGTGCCCGAAGGCACGCCGGAGGACGCCGAGCGCGCAATTCTGGCCGCCCGCGCCGCCTTCGACTCGTGGTCGCAGACCCCCGCCGAGGAGCGGGCCGCTCTGCTGGAGCGCATCAGCCGGGGCCTGAACGAGCGCCAGAGCGAAATTGCCGCGCTGGTCGCGCAGGAAGTCGGGATGCCGTTCGTGCTCAGCAACGTGATTCAGGTGGGGCTGCCCGCCGTCACCTTCATGTCGATGGCCGAGGAAATCCGGCAGCTGCCCGCCGAGGAAACGCTTGCCAGTTCACTGCTGCTGCGCGAGCCGGTGGGCGTGGTGGCGGCCATTACCCCCTGGAACTATCCGCTGCACCAGATTGCCGCCAAGGTCGCTCCGGCGCTCGCCGCTGGCTGCACGGTGGTGCTCAAGCCCAGCGAAGTGGCGCCGCTCAACGCCTTCGTGCTCGCCGAAATTATCGAGGCGGCGGGCGCCCCGGCGGGGGTGTTCAACCTCGTGACCGGCACCGGCCCGGTGGTGGGCGAGGTGCTCGCCGCGCACCCCGAGGTGGATATGGTGTCGTTTACCGGCTCCACGGCGGCGGGCAAGCGCGTGAGCGAACTCGCGGCGCGCACCGTCAAGCGGGTCGCCCTCGAACTCGGTGGCAAGAGCCCGTACCTGATTCTGGACGACGCCGACCTGAGCGGTGAGGCGCTGGTGCAGGCCGTCATGAACGGGATTCAGGGCTGTTACCTCAACTCCGGTCAGACCTGCTCGGCGCTCACCCGGATGCTGGTGCCGCGTTCGCGTCTGCCCGAAGTCGAAGCGGTCGCGCAGGCGGTCGTTTCACAGGTGAAGGTCGGCAGCCCCTTCGACGCCGCGACCACCCTGGGGCCGCTGGTGTCGGACGTGCAGCGCGAGCGGGTGCGCGGCCATATCCGGCAGGGCGTGGCCGAGGGCGCGCGGCTGATCGCGGGCGGCGCCGAGTCGCCAGAGGGGCTGGAACGCGGCTACTACGTGCAGCCCACCATCTTCTCGGACGTGACGCCGGAGATGACCATTGCCCGCGAGGAGATTTTCGGGCCGGTGCTCGTCATTCAGCCTTACGAGGACGAGGAAGACGCCGTTCGCATCGCCAACGCCACCCACTACGGGCTGGCGGGCGGCGTGTGGTCGAGTGACCGCGAGCGTGCCGTGCGGGTCGCCCGCCGCCTGCGGACCGGGCAGGTTTCGATCAACGGCGGCGCCTTCAACCCGGTGGCCCCTTTTGGCGGCTACAAGCAGTCGGGCAACGGACGCGAATTCGGGCGGCTGGGCCTGGAGGAATTTATGGAGGTAAAGGCCCTCCAGTTTTGA